The Luteimonas sp. YGD11-2 genome has a window encoding:
- the ubiE gene encoding bifunctional demethylmenaquinone methyltransferase/2-methoxy-6-polyprenyl-1,4-benzoquinol methylase UbiE, whose protein sequence is MNESDKPGTTDFGFRDVPTGEKQKLVGQVFSSVARNYDLMNDLMSLGIHRVWKRYFTATAQVKRGDRVLDLAGGTGDIAALLKDRVGEAGSIVLGDINGEMLRVGRDRMTDRGRVRGFDYVQCNAETLPFPDASFDLVTIAFGLRNVTDKNAALREMHRVLKVGGQARVLEFSEVKPEWFRPIYDFHSFQVLPRLGRLFANDADSYRYLAESIRKHPPQDELKAMMDGAGFARTRYRNLSAGIVAVHDGCKA, encoded by the coding sequence ATGAACGAATCCGACAAGCCCGGCACCACCGATTTCGGCTTCCGCGACGTGCCCACCGGCGAGAAGCAGAAGCTGGTCGGCCAGGTGTTCTCCTCGGTCGCACGCAACTACGACCTGATGAACGACCTGATGAGCCTCGGCATCCACCGGGTGTGGAAGCGCTATTTCACCGCCACCGCGCAGGTCAAGCGCGGCGACCGCGTGCTCGACCTCGCTGGCGGCACCGGCGACATCGCCGCGCTATTGAAGGATCGCGTCGGCGAGGCCGGCAGCATCGTGCTGGGCGACATCAACGGCGAGATGCTGCGCGTGGGCCGCGACCGCATGACCGACCGCGGCCGCGTGCGCGGTTTCGACTACGTGCAGTGCAATGCCGAGACGCTGCCGTTCCCGGATGCCAGCTTCGACCTGGTCACCATTGCCTTCGGCCTGCGCAACGTGACCGACAAGAACGCCGCGCTGCGCGAGATGCATCGCGTGCTCAAGGTCGGCGGGCAGGCGCGGGTGCTGGAATTCTCCGAGGTGAAGCCGGAGTGGTTCCGCCCGATCTACGACTTCCATTCGTTCCAGGTGCTGCCGCGGCTGGGCAGGCTGTTCGCCAACGATGCCGACAGCTACCGCTACCTGGCCGAGTCGATCCGCAAGCATCCGCCGCAGGATGAACTCAAGGCGATGATGGACGGCGCCGGCTTCGCCCGCACGCGCTACCGC
- a CDS encoding nucleoside deaminase — protein sequence MTTPDYRALLDTAIAEARQGLAEGGIPIGAALFAGDGRVLGCGHNRRVQEDDPSIHGETDAFRKAGRQKSYRHAIMVTTLAPCWYCSGLVRQFNIGTVVVGESVNFGGGIEWLREAGVNVVDLADERCITMMGDWIAANPALWNEDIGED from the coding sequence ATGACCACGCCCGACTACCGCGCCCTGCTCGACACCGCCATCGCCGAAGCCCGCCAGGGCCTGGCCGAGGGCGGCATCCCGATCGGCGCGGCGCTGTTTGCCGGCGACGGCCGCGTGCTGGGCTGCGGCCACAACCGCCGCGTGCAGGAGGACGACCCGTCCATCCACGGCGAAACCGACGCCTTCCGCAAGGCCGGCCGCCAGAAGAGCTACCGCCACGCGATCATGGTCACCACGCTGGCGCCGTGCTGGTACTGCAGCGGGCTGGTGCGGCAGTTCAACATCGGCACGGTGGTGGTGGGTGAATCGGTGAATTTCGGCGGTGGCATCGAGTGGCTGCGCGAGGCCGGCGTCAACGTGGTCGACCTCGCCGACGAGCGCTGCATCACGATGATGGGCGACTGGATCGCGGCCAACCCGGCACTGTGGAACGAGGACATCGGCGAGGACTGA
- a CDS encoding SulP family inorganic anion transporter: MTPYPPLREQWFGNVRGDLLSGLVVALALIPEAIAFSIIAGVDPQVGLYASFSIAVVIAFAGGRPGMISAATGAMALVMVGLVRDHGLQYLLAATILAGVLQVVAGATGLASLMRFVSRSVVTGFVNALAILIFMAQLPELIDVPWAVYALCAAGLAIIYLFPYITRKVPSPLVAIVLLTAVAVGFGIEVRTVADMGQLPDSLPVFLLPDIPLTLDTLWIILPVSATLAVVGLLESLLTAQIVDDLTDTPSNKHRESVGQGVANIATGFLGGMAGCAMIGQSVINVKSGGRGRLSTLVAGAVLLILVVFAGPWVGLIPMAALVAVMIMVSIGTFDWRSVRDLPRNPRSSGVVMLGTVAVTVATHDLAKGVLTGVLLSALFFARKVARVLHVDSALDDDGHTRRYTVTGQVFFASANAFASAFDFREVAEKVVIDVSRAQFWDLSAVGALDKVVLKFRREGTVVEVVGLDAASATLVDRLGVHDKPAARPTGPH; the protein is encoded by the coding sequence ATGACCCCCTATCCCCCGCTGCGCGAGCAGTGGTTCGGCAACGTGCGTGGCGACCTGCTCTCGGGCCTGGTCGTGGCGCTGGCGCTGATCCCCGAAGCCATCGCGTTCTCGATCATCGCAGGCGTCGATCCGCAGGTCGGCCTGTACGCTTCGTTCTCGATCGCGGTGGTGATCGCGTTCGCCGGCGGGCGCCCCGGCATGATCTCCGCCGCCACCGGTGCAATGGCACTGGTGATGGTCGGCCTGGTGCGTGACCACGGCCTGCAGTACCTGCTGGCGGCAACGATCCTCGCCGGCGTGCTGCAGGTGGTGGCCGGCGCCACCGGCCTGGCCAGCCTGATGCGTTTCGTGTCGCGCTCGGTGGTCACCGGCTTCGTCAACGCGCTGGCAATCCTGATCTTCATGGCGCAGCTTCCGGAGCTGATCGACGTGCCGTGGGCGGTCTACGCACTGTGCGCCGCCGGCCTGGCGATCATCTACCTGTTCCCCTACATCACCCGGAAAGTGCCGTCGCCGCTGGTGGCGATCGTGCTGCTGACCGCGGTCGCGGTCGGTTTCGGCATCGAGGTGCGCACCGTCGCCGACATGGGCCAGCTACCCGACAGCCTGCCGGTGTTCCTGCTGCCCGACATTCCGCTGACGCTCGACACGTTGTGGATCATCCTGCCGGTGTCGGCGACGCTGGCGGTGGTCGGCCTGCTGGAGTCGCTGCTGACCGCGCAGATCGTCGACGACCTCACCGACACGCCCAGCAACAAGCACCGCGAAAGCGTGGGCCAGGGCGTGGCCAACATCGCCACCGGCTTCCTCGGTGGCATGGCCGGCTGCGCGATGATCGGGCAGTCGGTGATCAACGTGAAATCCGGCGGCCGCGGGCGGCTGTCGACGCTGGTGGCGGGCGCGGTGCTGCTGATCCTGGTGGTGTTCGCCGGGCCGTGGGTCGGGCTGATCCCGATGGCGGCGCTGGTGGCGGTGATGATCATGGTGTCGATCGGCACCTTCGACTGGCGCTCGGTGCGTGACTTGCCGCGCAACCCGCGCAGCTCGGGCGTGGTGATGCTGGGCACGGTGGCGGTGACCGTCGCCACCCACGACCTCGCGAAGGGCGTGCTCACGGGCGTGCTGCTGTCGGCGCTGTTCTTCGCGCGCAAGGTCGCGCGCGTGCTGCACGTCGACTCCGCACTGGACGACGACGGCCACACCCGTCGCTACACGGTGACCGGCCAGGTGTTCTTCGCCTCCGCCAATGCCTTCGCGTCCGCTTTCGACTTCCGCGAGGTGGCGGAAAAGGTGGTCATCGACGTCTCGCGCGCCCAGTTCTGGGACCTCAGCGCGGTGGGTGCGCTCGACAAGGTGGTGCTGAAATTCCGCCGCGAGGGTACGGTGGTGGAGGTGGTCGGGCTGGACGCCGCGAGCGCGACGCTGGTCGACCGCCTCGGCGTGCACGACAAGCCCGCCGCACGCCCCACCGGCCCGCACTGA